One part of the Eptesicus fuscus isolate TK198812 chromosome 2, DD_ASM_mEF_20220401, whole genome shotgun sequence genome encodes these proteins:
- the UTP3 gene encoding something about silencing protein 10 → MVGRSRRRGAAKWAAVRAMAGRGAADETEDDLESPPSPGDSSYYQDKVDDFHEARSRAALAKGWSEVESGDEEEDGDEEEEVLALDIADEDDEEEESAEDEEDDEDDGGSSVQSEAEASADPSLSWGQRKKLYYDTDYGSKSRGRRSQQEVEEEEREEEEEAQLIQRRLAQALQEDDFGVTWVEAFAKPQAPQVDESETRVVKDLAKVSVKEKLKMLKKESPELLELIEDLKVKLTEVKDELEPLLQLVEQGIIPPGKGSQYLRTKYNLYLNYCSNISFYLILKARRVPAHGHPVIERLVTYRTLINKLSVVDQKLSSEIRHLLTLKDGAGKKELIPKAKPTKAKPKSVSETAAAAAASALTDLSDDSYFDEAALKYYKEMEDRQKLKRKKEENSTEEQDLEDKNAKRAITYQIAKNRGLTPRRKKIDRNPRVKHREKFRRAKIRRRGQVREVRREEQRYSGELSGIRAGVKKSIKLK, encoded by the coding sequence ATGGTGGGGAGATCCCGGCGGCGCGGAGCGGCCAAGTGGGCAGCGGTGAGAGCCATGGCAGGTCGTGGCGCGGCGGACGAAACGGAAGACGATTTAGAATCGCCACCCTCACCAGGGGACTCCAGCTACTACCAAGATAAGGTAGATGATTTTCATGAGGCCCGGTCTCGAGCCGCCTTGGCTAAGGGTTGGAGCGAAGTGGAGAGTGGGGACGAGGAGGAGGATGgcgatgaggaggaggaggtactAGCCCTCGATATTGCCGATGAGGACGATGAAGAGGAAGAGAGTGCGGAGGATGAGGAGGATGACGAAGATGATGGTGGGAGCTCAGTGCAGAGTGAAGCTGAGGCCTCTGCGGATCCCAGTTTGTCGTGGGGTCAGAGGAAAAAACTTTACTATGATACGGACTATGGTTCCAAGTCCCGAGGCCGGCGGAGTCAGCAAGAagtagaggaggaggaaagagaggaggaggaggaggcacagcTCATCCAGAGGCGCCTAGCCCAAGCCTTGCAAGAGGATGATTTTGGGGTTACCTGGGTGGAGGCCTTTGCAAAACCTCAGGCCCCTCAGGTAGATGAGTCTGAGACACGGGTCGTGAAGGATTTGGCAAAAGTTTCAGTGAAAGAGAAGCTGAAGATGCTGAAGAAGGAATCACCAGAGCTCTTGGAGCTGATAGAAGACCTGAAAGTTAAGTTGACAGAGGTGAAAGATGAGCTGGAGCCATTGTTGCAATTGGTGGAGCAAGGGATCATTCCACCTGGAAAAGGAAGCCAATACCTGAGGACCAAGTACAACCTCTATTTGAATTACTGCTCCAACATCAGTTTTTATTTGATCCTGAAAGCTAGGAGAGTCCCTGCACACGGACATCCTGTTATAGAAAGGCTTGTTACCTACCGAACTTTAATCAACAAGCTGTCAGTTGTGGATCAGAAGCTGTCCTCAGAGATTCGGCATCTACTCACACTTAAGGATGGTGCTGGAAAGAAAGAACTAATTCCAAAAGCAAAACCCACCAAGGCCAAACCAAAATCTGTTTCAgagactgctgctgctgctgccgcctctGCTCTTACAGATCTTTCTGATGATTCCTATTTTGATGAAGCTGCACTGAAATActataaagaaatggaagacagGCAAAagttgaagagaaagaaagaagaaaatagtacTGAAGAACAGGATCTTGAAGATAAAAATGCAAAGAGAGCCATTACCTATCAGATTGCTAAAAATAGGGGACTTACACCAAGGAGAAAGAAGATTGATCGAAATCCCAGAGTGAAACACAGAGAGAAGTTCAGGAGAGCCAAAATTCGCAGAAGAGGCCAGGTTCGTGAAGTTCGAAGGGAAGAGCAACGTTATAGTGGTGAACTATCTGGAATTCGTGCAGGAGTTAAAAAGAGCATTAAGCTTAagtaa